A window of the Tunturibacter empetritectus genome harbors these coding sequences:
- a CDS encoding c-type cytochrome: MVRAFSLLFLLGVMVGCKSIAPPTPLADLNAQQMHGHAVYQAHCAQCHYDRKDAALHGPALIGMFKKPYLSSGAPANDERVTATIVHGRNLMPAQGSTLDPQDLDDLLAYLHSL; the protein is encoded by the coding sequence ATGGTTCGGGCTTTTTCTCTGTTGTTTTTGTTGGGTGTGATGGTGGGATGCAAGTCGATAGCTCCACCGACTCCGCTCGCGGATTTGAACGCGCAGCAGATGCATGGACACGCGGTGTATCAGGCGCATTGTGCGCAGTGCCACTATGACCGCAAGGATGCCGCGCTGCATGGCCCGGCTTTGATTGGGATGTTCAAAAAGCCTTATCTGTCGAGTGGTGCGCCGGCGAATGATGAGCGTGTGACCGCGACGATTGTGCATGGACGCAACCTGATGCCGGCGCAGGGGAGTACGCTGGATCCGCAGGATCTCGATGACCTGCTGGCGTATCTGCATAGTCTATGA
- the dacB gene encoding D-alanyl-D-alanine carboxypeptidase/D-alanyl-D-alanine endopeptidase: MKRLSGWRAAGLLWVAVCAQTTWAQSVGCEASCTPLAQTIAGLLQDPSVARDHWGIAVEGMDGAPIYSLNEGQLFQPASNAKLFTTAAAMALLGAKATYQTKVLARGVFEDGGKLTGHLVLIGNGDANLSGRVLPYVAPMPGQKPDAAESGPAPLRYLEEMADQIAATGLKSVQGDVIGDDTVFPWEPYAQDWAIDDAVWGYGAPVSALSINDNQIQVTVTPGGSVGAPASVLLDPAMPYYMLDVAVTTGAAKSGSTVQMERAPGSRVLRVYGAIGLHGQPDVEEIAIQDPAEYAAMALKGMLESRGVHVTGGARARHRVLMDTESFSRESGAVVDAARKEVSPQQRIEPSDDAAFDVAVTGEERTLARHVSAQLVEDIVVTNKTSQNLHAELLLRQLGLARGRDGTIAQGARVVRQFLGNAGIDKDDFVFLDGSGLSGHDLVTPRATARLLRYASGQAWFADLKSSLPVGGVDGSLEGRFTKAPLKGKVFAKTGTLGEARALSGYLECASGRTVIFSIMVGNHLPQVHADREVMDKIVEAIAAAN, translated from the coding sequence ATGAAAAGGCTTTCGGGATGGCGTGCGGCTGGTTTGTTGTGGGTTGCGGTATGTGCTCAAACGACCTGGGCGCAGAGCGTTGGATGCGAGGCGTCGTGCACACCGCTGGCGCAGACTATTGCCGGGCTGTTGCAGGACCCTTCGGTAGCGCGGGATCATTGGGGCATCGCAGTAGAAGGGATGGACGGCGCACCGATCTATTCGCTGAACGAAGGACAGCTCTTTCAGCCGGCCAGCAATGCGAAGTTGTTTACGACTGCTGCGGCGATGGCTTTGCTGGGAGCGAAGGCCACCTACCAGACAAAGGTTCTGGCGCGGGGTGTCTTTGAAGATGGCGGGAAGCTGACGGGACACCTTGTGCTAATCGGGAATGGAGATGCGAATTTGTCGGGGCGGGTGCTGCCGTATGTGGCGCCGATGCCGGGGCAGAAGCCTGATGCGGCGGAGTCAGGCCCGGCTCCGTTGCGGTATCTGGAGGAGATGGCGGACCAGATCGCGGCGACGGGGTTGAAGAGTGTGCAGGGAGATGTAATTGGGGATGACACAGTCTTTCCGTGGGAGCCTTATGCGCAGGACTGGGCGATCGACGATGCGGTTTGGGGATATGGCGCTCCGGTGTCGGCTCTGTCGATCAACGATAACCAGATCCAGGTGACGGTGACGCCCGGAGGTTCGGTGGGCGCGCCGGCTAGCGTGTTGCTCGATCCGGCGATGCCTTACTACATGCTTGATGTTGCCGTGACGACAGGAGCTGCGAAGAGTGGGAGCACAGTGCAGATGGAGCGCGCTCCCGGGTCCAGGGTGTTGCGAGTCTACGGAGCGATTGGGTTGCATGGGCAGCCGGATGTGGAGGAGATAGCGATTCAGGATCCGGCTGAGTATGCGGCGATGGCACTGAAGGGAATGCTGGAGTCTCGCGGGGTTCATGTGACTGGCGGGGCCAGGGCGCGGCACCGGGTATTGATGGATACGGAGAGCTTCAGCCGCGAGTCGGGCGCGGTTGTGGATGCTGCGAGGAAGGAGGTTTCGCCACAGCAGAGGATCGAACCATCGGACGATGCGGCTTTCGACGTAGCTGTTACGGGGGAGGAGAGGACATTGGCGCGTCACGTGTCCGCGCAGCTTGTTGAGGATATCGTCGTGACGAATAAGACGAGCCAGAATCTGCATGCGGAGTTGTTGCTTCGGCAGCTCGGTCTGGCGCGCGGAAGAGATGGGACGATCGCGCAGGGGGCTCGAGTGGTGCGGCAGTTTCTTGGGAACGCGGGGATTGATAAGGATGATTTTGTCTTCCTTGATGGATCGGGGTTGAGCGGGCATGATCTGGTGACGCCGCGAGCGACGGCGCGGTTGCTGCGGTATGCGAGCGGGCAGGCGTGGTTTGCGGATTTGAAGAGCAGCTTGCCGGTGGGCGGAGTGGATGGGTCGCTGGAGGGGCGATTTACGAAGGCTCCGCTGAAGGGGAAGGTGTTTGCGAAGACGGGGACACTGGGGGAGGCTCGCGCCTTGAGCGGATATTTGGAGTGTGCGAGCGGGCGTACGGTGATCTTTTCGATCATGGTGGGGAATCACCTGCCGCAGGTTCATGCGGATCGCGAGGTGATGGACAAGATCGTGGAGGCGATTGCGGCGGCGAATTGA
- the folP gene encoding dihydropteroate synthase, with protein MPFTRRTGHDWHLRTSILPLGARTIIMGILNVTPDSFSDGGHFYSSQHAPERAVERALKMLEEGAEILDLGGESTRPNATPLSPDEEQSRILPVLESILKEKPNAILSIDTFHAVTARRALETGAEIINDVSGHLWDPDMSNTCAQSGCGAILMHTRGRPQDWPNLPPLAPEAVMPLVLAELAGRLEFATAAGVQRNKIVLDPGFGFGKRLDENYPLLAHFDQLHQFNLPILAGISRKGFLAHTLAQSPSLSIFFEGATPSMGDRLQASTAANVAAILAGAHILRTHDVRPAVEAAAIADQILAAL; from the coding sequence ATGCCCTTTACCCGTCGCACCGGTCACGACTGGCACCTCCGCACCAGCATCCTTCCGCTAGGCGCACGGACCATCATTATGGGCATCCTCAACGTCACTCCCGACTCCTTCTCCGACGGCGGCCACTTCTACTCCTCCCAACACGCCCCCGAGCGAGCCGTCGAGAGGGCGCTGAAGATGCTCGAAGAAGGAGCCGAGATCCTCGACCTCGGCGGCGAATCCACCCGCCCCAACGCCACGCCTCTATCCCCAGATGAAGAACAATCCCGCATCCTCCCCGTACTCGAATCCATCCTCAAAGAAAAACCCAACGCCATCCTCTCCATCGACACCTTTCACGCCGTCACAGCCCGCCGCGCCCTCGAAACGGGAGCCGAGATTATCAACGACGTCAGTGGCCACCTCTGGGATCCCGACATGTCCAATACCTGCGCCCAATCCGGTTGCGGAGCCATCCTCATGCACACTCGAGGCCGCCCCCAGGACTGGCCGAATCTTCCCCCTCTTGCGCCCGAAGCGGTTATGCCTCTGGTCCTTGCCGAGCTAGCCGGGCGCCTCGAATTCGCGACTGCAGCGGGTGTCCAACGCAACAAGATTGTCCTCGACCCAGGCTTCGGTTTCGGCAAGCGTCTCGATGAAAACTATCCACTTCTGGCGCACTTCGACCAGCTTCATCAGTTCAACCTTCCGATCCTTGCCGGCATCTCGCGCAAAGGCTTCCTTGCCCACACTCTGGCCCAAAGCCCCAGCCTGTCGATTTTTTTCGAAGGCGCAACCCCTTCGATGGGCGACCGCCTCCAGGCCTCCACCGCCGCCAACGTGGCCGCCATCCTTGCTGGAGCGCATATCCTTCGTACCCATGATGTCCGCCCTGCCGTCGAAGCTGCCGCCATCGCCGACCAGATCCTCGCTGCTCTTTAG
- the frr gene encoding ribosome recycling factor, whose protein sequence is MASAMAGIEALKGTHQQLKAKMESTVEDFRGHLLSARTGRANVHMLDQIKVDYYGTDTPVAQMGQVSTPEPTLILVQPYDVGMVSAIEKAIRTSGTGLNPMTDGKVIRVPVPPMTEERRKDVVKQLNKTLEDHKTAIRNIRRDGNDQIKKAAKDKLISADDEKRANEEVQQLTDVEIKRVEDLFKTKEKEIMTV, encoded by the coding sequence ATGGCATCGGCAATGGCAGGGATCGAGGCATTAAAAGGTACGCATCAGCAGCTGAAAGCGAAGATGGAGAGCACGGTAGAAGACTTCCGTGGACACCTGCTATCAGCGCGGACGGGGCGGGCAAATGTCCACATGCTCGACCAGATCAAGGTGGATTACTACGGCACAGATACGCCGGTGGCGCAGATGGGGCAAGTCTCTACGCCCGAGCCGACGCTGATCCTGGTGCAGCCTTACGACGTGGGGATGGTATCGGCGATCGAAAAGGCGATTCGCACGTCGGGGACAGGGCTGAATCCTATGACCGATGGCAAGGTGATTCGCGTGCCCGTGCCGCCGATGACCGAGGAGCGGCGCAAGGATGTGGTGAAGCAGCTGAACAAGACGCTCGAAGACCATAAGACTGCGATCCGCAACATTCGTCGCGATGGAAACGACCAGATCAAGAAGGCGGCAAAGGACAAGCTCATCTCGGCCGATGATGAGAAGCGGGCGAACGAAGAGGTTCAGCAACTGACCGACGTGGAGATCAAGCGTGTGGAAGATCTTTTCAAGACGAAGGAAAAAGAGATCATGACGGTCTGA
- a CDS encoding PilZ domain-containing protein yields the protein MSKFEGQVDSQFDGQKEKEEQAEQQEQEKQQEQKERRSFAVEGIVERREHTRYAVDAWAEVMVKDGTMLFRGQVLDVSQGGCYIETEARLRLAPGTPVEIVFRAHDRVLRCEGTSRMVRTRGAGFLFETMSAKVRVELEGLIAELSGERG from the coding sequence GTGAGCAAGTTCGAGGGTCAGGTCGATAGCCAATTCGATGGCCAGAAGGAGAAGGAAGAGCAGGCGGAGCAACAAGAACAGGAGAAGCAGCAGGAACAGAAGGAGCGGCGGAGCTTTGCGGTGGAGGGGATCGTCGAACGGCGGGAGCATACGCGCTACGCCGTGGACGCATGGGCCGAGGTAATGGTGAAGGATGGGACCATGCTGTTTCGCGGGCAGGTGCTCGATGTGAGCCAGGGGGGCTGCTACATCGAGACAGAGGCCCGGCTGCGGCTGGCTCCAGGCACGCCGGTGGAGATTGTGTTTCGGGCGCACGACCGTGTGTTGCGCTGCGAGGGGACCAGCCGAATGGTGAGGACACGCGGGGCGGGCTTTTTGTTTGAGACGATGAGCGCCAAGGTGCGGGTTGAGCTGGAGGGGTTGATCGCGGAGCTTAGTGGGGAGCGAGGATAG
- a CDS encoding YybH family protein, which translates to MTSTRAEIFRMVYYQSDLTRNSFMKQLHETTPNQRAFPSRFLMPLRSFLRLAAVFLVLLAPVMLSAQAPEPLHTASRQELDVIKVLLAQEAAWNRGDLTAFASGYKDSPDTLFITHQISRSYAGMLDQYKRDYPNRAAMGNLTFSELEVHTLDENFAVCIGKYHLDRGKKDGGNAGGIFSLVFEKTSDGWKIIIDHTT; encoded by the coding sequence ATGACATCTACCAGAGCCGAGATCTTCCGCATGGTCTACTATCAATCCGACCTGACACGCAATTCGTTTATGAAGCAACTACACGAAACGACGCCAAACCAGAGAGCTTTTCCTTCGAGGTTCCTTATGCCACTGCGCTCCTTTCTCCGCCTTGCTGCAGTCTTTCTCGTCCTTCTCGCACCGGTCATGCTATCCGCACAAGCGCCCGAGCCGCTCCACACCGCCTCACGCCAGGAGCTAGACGTTATCAAGGTTCTGCTGGCTCAGGAGGCCGCGTGGAACCGCGGCGATCTTACCGCCTTCGCGAGCGGCTACAAGGACTCCCCCGATACCCTCTTCATCACGCACCAGATCTCCCGCAGCTACGCAGGCATGCTCGATCAGTACAAGCGCGACTACCCCAACCGCGCCGCCATGGGCAACCTTACCTTCTCCGAGCTTGAGGTCCACACGCTCGATGAAAACTTCGCCGTCTGCATTGGCAAGTATCACCTTGACCGCGGCAAAAAAGATGGCGGCAATGCTGGAGGCATCTTCTCCCTCGTCTTCGAGAAGACGTCCGATGGCTGGAAGATCATCATCGACCACACCACCTAG
- a CDS encoding S41 family peptidase — translation MRRSPGSIGLGRRMIRVAAWIFVGAGVTFCQTSVPGTPAGHTLQAWLDAFNSGDEAKLDAYRKTVDRTGTFATATSFRKQTGGLDLLEIDSSEPLLIKFKVKEKAGPTVAFGSIRVKDGQPVTVEHIDLVAAPPNAVFEQMKLDAASRKLVIDGVGAKLTEFYVYPESAQKMVEALQAHEKRGDYDSVTDGDALAQLLTDHLREVSHDRHLNLRFTPYKQPAETGEKGPSKDEVAQRRQEMERDNCAFRKVEVLENNVGYVKLDAFSDPAVCGPTVVAAMNFVGHADGIIFDLRDNGGGDPKMVAFLLSYVFDQATHVNDLYNRKENLTEQYWTSPYVPGPRLGDKPVFVLTSKDTFSGGEEFSYDLKSLKRATIVGETTGGGAHPVRGVRVNDHFTVGVPFARAVNPVSKTDWEGTGVVPDVPVKADDALETAEKLMAEKLQKK, via the coding sequence ATGAGGAGATCCCCCGGCAGTATCGGTTTGGGCCGCAGGATGATTCGCGTTGCGGCATGGATTTTTGTGGGAGCTGGTGTCACGTTTTGCCAGACGTCCGTTCCCGGAACGCCAGCTGGGCATACCCTTCAGGCATGGCTGGATGCGTTCAACAGCGGAGACGAAGCGAAGCTCGATGCCTACAGAAAGACAGTGGACAGGACAGGCACCTTTGCGACAGCGACGTCGTTCAGAAAGCAGACGGGCGGACTTGATTTGCTGGAGATCGATAGCAGCGAACCGTTGCTGATCAAGTTCAAGGTGAAGGAAAAGGCTGGCCCCACGGTGGCGTTTGGAAGCATCCGGGTTAAGGACGGGCAGCCGGTGACGGTGGAGCATATCGATCTCGTGGCTGCGCCTCCGAACGCTGTCTTTGAACAGATGAAGCTGGATGCAGCGAGTCGAAAGCTGGTAATCGACGGGGTTGGAGCAAAGCTGACGGAGTTTTATGTCTATCCTGAATCCGCGCAAAAGATGGTGGAGGCCCTCCAAGCGCACGAGAAGCGTGGCGACTACGATTCCGTAACGGATGGTGATGCCCTGGCGCAACTGCTGACCGATCATCTGCGAGAGGTGAGCCATGACAGGCATCTGAATCTGAGATTCACGCCCTACAAGCAACCGGCAGAGACCGGAGAGAAGGGGCCAAGCAAGGACGAGGTGGCGCAGAGGCGGCAGGAGATGGAGCGGGACAACTGCGCATTTCGCAAAGTAGAGGTGCTTGAGAACAATGTGGGGTATGTAAAGCTGGACGCATTCTCGGACCCTGCCGTGTGTGGCCCGACAGTGGTGGCGGCGATGAACTTTGTCGGGCATGCGGACGGGATCATCTTTGACTTGCGAGACAACGGCGGGGGTGACCCGAAGATGGTGGCATTCCTCCTGAGTTATGTCTTCGATCAGGCGACGCATGTGAACGATCTTTATAACCGTAAGGAGAACTTAACGGAGCAGTACTGGACTTCGCCTTATGTACCGGGACCCAGGCTTGGGGACAAGCCGGTGTTTGTGCTGACGTCGAAGGATACTTTTTCAGGAGGTGAGGAGTTCTCCTATGACCTGAAGAGTTTGAAGCGGGCGACGATTGTCGGTGAGACAACTGGCGGGGGAGCGCATCCGGTGAGAGGGGTGCGAGTGAACGATCACTTTACGGTGGGGGTGCCGTTTGCGCGAGCGGTGAATCCAGTCTCAAAGACGGACTGGGAGGGGACTGGAGTGGTGCCTGATGTTCCGGTGAAGGCGGACGATGCGCTGGAGACGGCAGAGAAGCTAATGGCAGAGAAGCTTCAGAAAAAATAA
- a CDS encoding acyltransferase family protein, producing MARSNLSRLPGLDTLRALAIVAVMLYHLEGYLPSSIVPVAQFGWMGVDLFFVLSGYLIGSQLLKPYASGDRPSIWSFYRRRAYRILPAYLVVLWLYLAFPAWHESPVLPPVWQFLTFTVNLFFVDFSQHAFSHVWSLCVEEHFYLVLPLLVIWLMRRPSLRKTVFIVGGVILFRICFRGYMLLPLIAPARWSGREVPDGFGTFYYRYLYYPTYSRLDGLVVGVTLALVRIFRSGWWSWLLRRGNAALIFGIALTGAVCWMFRNDGMGDATKIAAWGTVVGYPLLAVGLGLLVVSSVSNDGWLSRFSVPGSRLLATLAFSLYLTHKEIAHLDRRYLPSLTASPDWKTVVIYAVTCLLAAGLLYVLVERPFMVLRDRYERRVAEKVDAEMLHEPAL from the coding sequence ATGGCACGATCAAATTTATCGCGATTGCCGGGTCTGGACACGTTGCGCGCACTCGCGATTGTGGCAGTGATGTTGTATCACCTGGAGGGATACCTTCCAAGCAGCATTGTTCCTGTCGCGCAATTTGGCTGGATGGGGGTCGACCTGTTCTTTGTGCTGAGCGGATACCTGATCGGGTCGCAACTGCTGAAGCCTTATGCGTCGGGCGATCGGCCTTCGATTTGGAGTTTTTACCGTCGGAGAGCGTATCGGATTCTTCCGGCCTATTTGGTTGTTCTGTGGCTCTATCTGGCGTTTCCTGCGTGGCATGAGTCTCCGGTGCTGCCCCCGGTGTGGCAGTTTTTGACGTTCACGGTCAATCTGTTTTTCGTCGACTTTAGCCAACATGCCTTTTCGCATGTCTGGTCTCTGTGCGTGGAGGAGCACTTCTATCTGGTGCTTCCGCTGCTGGTGATCTGGTTGATGCGAAGGCCGTCGCTGCGGAAGACGGTCTTTATCGTCGGCGGAGTGATTTTGTTTAGAATCTGTTTTCGCGGCTACATGCTCTTACCTTTGATTGCGCCTGCGAGATGGAGTGGACGCGAGGTGCCTGACGGTTTCGGGACGTTTTACTATCGTTATCTGTACTATCCGACGTACTCGCGGCTCGATGGACTGGTGGTTGGGGTAACGCTGGCGTTGGTGCGGATCTTCCGGTCCGGTTGGTGGTCGTGGCTGCTGCGCAGGGGGAACGCGGCCTTGATTTTTGGGATCGCGCTTACCGGCGCGGTGTGCTGGATGTTTCGGAATGATGGGATGGGGGATGCGACGAAGATTGCGGCGTGGGGCACAGTGGTTGGGTATCCATTGTTGGCGGTCGGGCTGGGGTTACTGGTGGTTTCGAGCGTCAGCAACGATGGATGGCTGAGCCGGTTTTCAGTGCCAGGGTCACGATTGCTGGCGACGCTTGCCTTCAGCCTTTATCTAACGCATAAAGAGATCGCGCATCTGGATCGCAGGTACCTACCCTCGCTCACGGCCTCTCCCGATTGGAAGACGGTGGTGATCTATGCGGTGACATGCTTGTTGGCGGCTGGTCTGTTGTATGTGTTGGTAGAGCGACCATTCATGGTGCTTCGGGATCGCTACGAACGGCGAGTTGCAGAAAAGGTAGATGCGGAGATGCTTCATGAGCCGGCTTTGTAG
- a CDS encoding TMEM175 family protein has protein sequence MPRHHLSSPARLEAFSDGVIAVIITIMVLELKVPHQEGVAGLSAVLPTLAIYAISFAFTGIYWINHHHLVHRTEEADELVLYANLFFLFWLSLLPFFTSYVLEKKLDSFSVFLYIASMIFTGFSFLLLRLSITRRLRIANKLEAEDTSVQRKNQLSLFVYLVALTIAFSHPHVALGLCAFVTIIWITPTVGVKPREDLDNTHFNRD, from the coding sequence ATGCCCCGCCATCACCTCTCCTCCCCAGCCCGCCTTGAAGCCTTCTCCGACGGAGTCATCGCCGTCATCATCACCATCATGGTGCTCGAACTTAAGGTCCCCCACCAGGAGGGCGTCGCCGGACTCTCCGCTGTCCTCCCCACCCTCGCCATCTACGCCATCTCCTTCGCTTTTACGGGGATCTATTGGATTAACCACCACCATCTGGTCCACCGCACCGAAGAAGCCGACGAGTTGGTCCTCTATGCCAATCTCTTCTTCCTCTTCTGGCTCTCTCTCCTGCCCTTCTTCACCTCGTACGTTCTCGAAAAAAAACTTGACTCCTTCTCCGTCTTCCTCTACATCGCCTCGATGATCTTCACCGGGTTCAGCTTCCTTCTTCTGCGCCTCTCCATCACCCGCCGTCTCCGCATCGCCAACAAGCTCGAAGCGGAGGACACCTCCGTCCAGCGCAAAAATCAGCTCTCCCTCTTCGTCTATCTTGTCGCCTTAACCATTGCCTTCTCGCACCCCCACGTGGCCCTGGGCCTCTGCGCCTTCGTCACGATCATCTGGATCACCCCCACCGTAGGGGTCAAACCACGCGAAGACCTCGACAACACCCACTTCAACCGCGATTAG
- a CDS encoding molybdopterin-containing oxidoreductase family protein, translated as MAANPVETAVQPGARKLIHAVCSHDCPDSCGVLVTVDELTGKAVKVQGDPSHPVTRGFLCGKVAKYLDRVYSPDRLLYPMRRKKGIPKGPAGYGAVKGREADAFERISWDQALDEIAAKLTKIAADFGPESVLPYSYAGTIGQLGYGSMDRRFFHRLGASQLARTICAEAGGTALKAVYGVKLGTVPQDFVHAGLVIAWGANIHGNNVHLWPFIEEARRRGARLVVIDPYRTRTAALADEHLAINPGTDTALALGLMHVILSIGLEDRDYVAACTHGFEELRAHALKPEHSPESVAKATGIDAGTIVRLARAYAAAGRNGSSGPAVIRLNYGIQRSENGGTAARAVCMLPLLTGAWKHKGGGLLLSTSGSFPFNDKALQMPELMLTSSLGRPARVVNMSQLGHALTSLGSDATDGPQVKALFVYNSNPAAVAPNQNDVLRGMKRDDLFTVVHEQFFTDTADYADMLLPAPTFLEVKDVQGAYGHLFAQVSNRAIAPLGEARSNVAMFGELARRMGFDEPCFDDREDELIDQALKSENPWFAGITRERLEREGHVPLQMPVDANGDVLPFSTAEWFKTASGRGELLPVPVFAAPTESRANAAKGAYPLEFLPRKADNYMNSTFANIPLHQRMEARTAGILEMHATDAAAREIATGDAVEVFNGRGSITLRALVNAQVTAGVVAARLDWNKLSANGANVNALTSETLTDIGGGATFYSTLVEVRKGQADIR; from the coding sequence ATGGCTGCAAATCCTGTCGAAACGGCCGTGCAACCGGGCGCAAGGAAGCTCATTCATGCGGTGTGTTCGCATGACTGCCCGGACTCGTGCGGCGTGCTGGTGACAGTCGATGAGTTGACGGGCAAAGCAGTGAAGGTGCAGGGCGATCCTTCGCATCCTGTAACGCGTGGCTTTCTATGCGGCAAGGTGGCGAAGTATCTCGACCGGGTCTACTCCCCCGATCGCTTGCTGTATCCGATGCGCAGGAAGAAGGGCATACCAAAGGGCCCCGCCGGGTACGGCGCTGTGAAGGGACGCGAAGCAGATGCGTTTGAGCGTATCTCATGGGATCAGGCGCTGGACGAGATTGCGGCGAAGCTGACAAAGATCGCGGCGGATTTCGGCCCGGAGAGTGTGCTGCCCTACAGCTACGCGGGAACAATTGGACAGCTGGGTTATGGGTCGATGGACCGGCGGTTCTTTCATCGGCTCGGCGCCTCTCAGCTGGCGCGGACCATCTGCGCGGAGGCGGGTGGAACAGCACTGAAGGCAGTCTATGGAGTGAAGCTTGGAACAGTGCCGCAGGACTTCGTGCATGCCGGGTTGGTGATTGCCTGGGGCGCGAATATCCATGGCAATAACGTGCACCTGTGGCCGTTCATCGAAGAGGCCCGGCGCAGGGGTGCGCGACTGGTCGTGATCGATCCGTACAGGACGCGGACGGCTGCGCTCGCCGATGAGCATCTGGCCATCAATCCAGGAACCGATACGGCGTTGGCTCTGGGGCTGATGCACGTCATCCTAAGCATTGGGCTGGAGGATCGCGATTATGTGGCGGCCTGCACGCATGGATTTGAGGAGCTGCGGGCGCATGCGTTGAAGCCGGAGCACTCGCCCGAGAGTGTGGCGAAGGCGACGGGGATTGACGCGGGCACGATTGTGCGGCTGGCGCGGGCGTATGCTGCGGCTGGTCGTAACGGCTCGTCAGGGCCTGCTGTGATTCGGCTGAACTACGGAATTCAGCGGAGCGAGAACGGCGGTACGGCGGCGCGTGCGGTCTGCATGCTGCCGCTGTTAACCGGTGCGTGGAAGCACAAGGGCGGCGGATTACTGCTCTCCACGTCGGGCTCATTTCCGTTCAACGACAAGGCGCTGCAGATGCCGGAGTTGATGCTGACCAGCTCGCTGGGACGACCGGCGCGTGTAGTGAATATGAGTCAGCTGGGCCACGCGCTGACTTCGCTCGGGAGTGATGCGACTGACGGGCCGCAGGTGAAAGCGCTGTTTGTGTATAACTCAAACCCGGCGGCGGTCGCTCCGAACCAGAACGATGTTCTACGTGGCATGAAGCGCGACGATCTGTTTACGGTGGTGCACGAGCAGTTCTTTACCGATACGGCGGACTATGCGGATATGCTGCTTCCTGCGCCGACGTTTCTTGAGGTAAAGGATGTGCAGGGAGCGTATGGGCATCTGTTCGCACAGGTGAGCAACCGTGCGATTGCGCCATTGGGTGAGGCGCGGAGCAACGTCGCAATGTTTGGCGAACTGGCGCGGCGGATGGGATTTGACGAGCCATGCTTTGACGATCGCGAAGACGAGTTAATCGATCAGGCGCTGAAGAGTGAGAACCCCTGGTTTGCCGGAATTACCCGTGAGCGGCTGGAGCGGGAGGGGCACGTACCGCTGCAGATGCCGGTGGATGCAAACGGTGACGTGCTGCCCTTCAGCACAGCGGAGTGGTTCAAGACGGCGAGCGGACGCGGCGAGTTATTGCCGGTGCCGGTCTTTGCTGCGCCAACCGAGTCCCGCGCGAATGCTGCAAAGGGTGCATATCCACTGGAGTTTCTGCCGAGGAAGGCGGACAACTACATGAACTCCACGTTTGCGAACATTCCCCTGCATCAGCGGATGGAGGCGCGCACGGCTGGCATACTGGAGATGCATGCGACCGATGCCGCGGCGCGAGAGATCGCGACGGGCGACGCGGTAGAGGTATTCAATGGTCGCGGGAGTATCACGCTCAGGGCGCTGGTGAATGCGCAGGTGACGGCGGGCGTCGTGGCGGCGCGTCTGGATTGGAACAAGCTCTCGGCAAACGGCGCGAACGTGAACGCGCTGACGTCAGAGACGCTGACCGATATCGGGGGCGGTGCTACGTTTTATTCGACCTTGGTTGAGGTACGGAAGGGGCAGGCCGATATCAGATAA
- a CDS encoding cysteine dioxygenase, which translates to MIDITAFATGLSEIPEQQFTDNAVLEYMRENPVSITSLNPYLYFSPERYTRNLILHTSLFDLIAICWDIGQKSRIHNHTNQRCWMGIAFGKVQVQNYRLVHQDPGTHFCELAPTDRYIIDADNPAEVDSDEPIHLVVNPPAFGSRAVTLHIYSRPFDECQVYDLSAKSYETVSLSNTSERGRLTSSLAVEKVGLA; encoded by the coding sequence ATGATCGACATCACCGCCTTCGCCACAGGGCTAAGCGAAATCCCGGAACAGCAGTTTACTGACAACGCCGTGCTCGAGTATATGCGCGAGAATCCGGTCTCCATCACGAGCCTGAATCCCTATCTCTACTTCAGCCCTGAGCGCTACACGCGAAACCTCATTCTTCACACATCGCTCTTCGATCTCATCGCCATCTGCTGGGACATCGGGCAGAAGAGCAGGATTCACAATCACACGAACCAACGTTGCTGGATGGGCATCGCCTTCGGCAAGGTGCAGGTGCAGAACTACCGCCTCGTCCACCAGGACCCCGGGACGCATTTCTGTGAGCTCGCCCCCACCGACCGCTACATCATCGACGCTGACAATCCTGCCGAGGTCGACTCTGATGAACCGATCCACCTCGTCGTCAATCCGCCTGCGTTCGGCTCCCGCGCGGTCACTCTTCATATCTACTCACGCCCCTTCGATGAGTGTCAGGTCTACGATCTCAGCGCCAAAAGCTACGAGACGGTCAGCCTCTCCAACACCAGCGAACGCGGTCGTCTCACCTCCAGTCTCGCCGTCGAGAAGGTGGGTCTTGCCTGA